The following nucleotide sequence is from Anguilla rostrata isolate EN2019 chromosome 3, ASM1855537v3, whole genome shotgun sequence.
TGAGCGTTGAAGCGCAGGAGACTGTGCGAGTGAGTGTAACCCCGCTTCCTCAGCGAAACGCAGAAGGCCGCGTTCGTCCCTGCCGGTAACCCCGCTTCCTCTGCTTTTCAGTCCATGCTGCTGCTGGCTCCCAAGCTGAACGAGACCAACCTGAACCAGGAGCTGATGCGCCACTTTGCCCGGCTGCAGGCCAGAGACGACCAGGGCCCCATACGGTGCAATACCACCGTCTGCCTGGGCAAGATCGCCCCCTACCTCAATGCTGGTGTAagtgccccccctgccccgccccccctccacacacacacacacacacacacacagtcaagtcAAAGCAGACATGTTGCCTTTAGACAAGCACTAGCAGGTATCCCATTTAGAATGCCTAGTCAAGGAGCACAAAGATATTTTGATGTCTTCCAAAGTGACTTGAAAACATTCATCTTAccttccttttccttttctttccacGTGTTCTTGTTCATGTGACCTttacctctcctcctcctcccccttctctctctctcactctctctctctaccgctcccccccctctctgtctgtcctcctccccactctctctcccctctctctctcctctctccccctctctctctccctctccctcctcccgtctctctccctctccctcctcccctctcatcATCCCCCCCCGCCTTCATCCGTACACAGACCCGGCAGCGTGTGCTGATCTCGGCCTTCTCCAGGGCCACTAAGGACCCCTTCCCCGCCTCTCGGGCCGCCGGCGTCCTGGGCTTCGCCGCCACGCACAACTACTACAGCATGGCGGAGAGCGCCGCCCGCGTGCTGCCCACCCTCTGCACCCTCACCATGGACCCCGACAAGAGCGTGAGAGACCAGGTGAGCAGGGGGGGCTTTCTCCCCACTGTGGACCCAGACAAGGGCGTGAGAGAGCAGGTGAGCAGGGGGCCTTCTCCCCACAAGAGCGTGAGAGACCAGGTGAGCAGGGGGCCTTCTCCCCACTGTGGACCCCGAGAAGGGTGTGAGAGACCAGGGCAGCAGGGCGGCTTTCCGACAGCGCTCATCACCGCACGCCTGTGCTTTCGTGCTTGCTCGTTCGGAATGTCTGAGCCGCTGTGAATCCCACAGTGGGTGTTCAACTTGAATTTGAAGATGCGGAATTGATTTTATGTTACACGGACTAATAACGGTGATTGCGATTATGCCCACAATGTACTGGGATCCAGGCATGTCATCCATGATGCTATTTCTGTCTCCTCCTGTTCAGGCATTTAAAGCGATCAAGAGTTTCCTGACGAAGCTGGAGGCGGTGTCCGAAGACCCCTCTAAACTGGCTGAAATGGGTAcagattaaattatatttcaaaattgaAAGGACTGATTTTCGTGTGGAATGTTAAACAGTGGTGATGCAGAGTACTGCATACTCTATACAACACGTGGTATTCATTGTACACTATGCATGAGGATTGTCCTTTCGCTTATGCATTTTCAACTTTGCTTGCCTTACCCACACTGACGTGGCAAGGGTGTCATTTACTTAATACATGTAGAACAGATTTCACTGGACTAATGGTTTTTGTTACGTAACTAACACCCAGTtaaccccacccactgaaaacctgttGTTCAGCCAAGGGGGAATGCAAGCCAGTTTCGgcacagccttttaaaaaaatgtattgcaagaACTACGGATTGTTGCCAGGTTCACATCTGtgaaaacaatttcaaataCGGAATTTTGACTGAATGATAGGAGAATGAAAGAGGCAGCTGGCAACCTTGACTACGGAGCACCATTAACTACTAAACGTGACATCAGGAGAAAAGTAGCTAGCCTGCACACCTCTGACCTATGAGGGAGGTGGGAGCACaaggagaaagaaataaaaatgacacgACAGCgtatttgatttgattaccTGGAAGCACTTAGTTAGCTCTGCGCACGCTGGTCGAGCACATTGAGGACAATAAGCATTGGTCGAATCGTGTGACTGTAGCCTCTGTTAGGCAGGTAAGGAAAATAAAGCTGGTTTTTCCATGATTACcgtgaaatgaattaaattcagtGCACTACTATGTATTTGGTTGTTGCTTGATTAACAACGGGGGTAGTCTGTGGTTAATCTGATAAAGATAACGTGAATATAACTGACGGGTCTTCTCAAGATGTACCATGGAAACGTGCTTTCTGTAGAAAAAAGCTTGATGGaattagcaacagtaactaaggAGAGCAGGATTTGTGCGGGGCATGACAAAGGGTCAATTTTGCCACAAGAGGACACTGtttacacagtctcacacaagcaggaacacatttttttgatgcacagaaacataaaatCCAGGTGAATATCAGTTTAAACCGATCAGCTCCTTTTTAACAGATCTGGGTATTTTGCTTtgttcaggaaatgaaatgaaagtgcatGAAATGAAATTCACGTTCTGAACGTGTTGGCGATGCTAAAATGCCAGTGGGTTTGAActgaaatgcatgtgtgtggctgttGGCTTCGCTCccctcgctcctctctctcagagaaCGCTCGAGCGCTGTTTCGATGATTGAACCCTCCCCTGACTATCACTCGCTGTTCCCCCTTTTTCCAGAGAAGGATGTGACATCATCGGCTCAGTCGCCggggacggcggcggcggcggccagctggGCCGGGTGGGCCGTCACCGGCGTCTCCACGCTCACCTCCAAACTCATCCGCACCGCCCCCGGGGGCCCGGAGTCGGGCGCCACCGAAAACGTGCCTTCGGCCCCACCCGCTGCTGAAAACGCCCCTCCTCAGGGTGGCGCTCCAGGTGAGCCTGTCCGGGGCGAAGCCGTGTTACTGCCAGCTGACTAAACCTTTTTGTGGGGTTTTCGTCATTgaaaattctcaaaaaaaagtttttggcTTAATTTTTATTCTGCACTTCTGGTCAAAATTATGAGATccttgaatgttttatttatttataaatgtatttgttttatttaatttttgaaatatgctAAAATGCTGATCTGATGTCATTTCCTATTGAGCCTAACAATGTCTTTGTGCTGAcattgctaaaaaaaatcaactcgTACTTTGTCACCACTGCCAAAGTCTTTGGCCATTGCCAAGAGTGTCCACACTCACCAtattatttttcccccttttagTAATGAATCATAAACACTTCTCTCCCTTCAGTGCCATGCACGGTTCTGTGTGAATTAGATTACCACTAAAATAACCTTTAGTCATTTTATCAGCAGTACATTTAAGAAAATCTCATGTTGGCCTTTAAAGAGAAATGTAAAAGTCATGCAAAGCAaaactggtgtgtgtgggaggtctGGCCAGTTTCTTGCGAGGTTGCAGCGTGGTTTTTGCATGAGTCTGTCACAGTTGCACGCATGTAAATGAATGCTGGATGGCTGATGACTGCTTGCACCTGGTTCTCTCTGTCCACACTCAGGCCCCGCCACAAAGACTGACGCAGCTGGctcaaaccccgccccttcTGCCCTCAGCAACCAATCGGATGCCTCAAAAGCGGAAGAGAAAGTGGAGGAGACTCCTGAAGAGCGTTGGGACGATGAGGACTGGGGGAGTTTGGAGGTGATTAATTGGAGTGGGACATCATAGATTATGtagtattaaacattttttttttatcaataagaACTATTTACTGTAACGTGTTTATCCCACATTCCAGTACACTTTAAGAAGGAAATATTTGAAGGTATTGTTATAATCAGTGCCTGGCCCAAGGAGAAGTGTTGAATGTGTTGGGGAGAGGCTACTGTGAATGGTGAGGAGAGATTGGTTGTGGTTGTAGTTAGTCACTTGTACTTGAATTCTGTCTATTTATAGCTTGcctcagttatttttatttttattaaggaGCAGGAACAATCCAAAGCACAGGCTGAACCTGATGACTGGAAttcttctgattggtcagcagtgtCGTCAGtcaaaaaaaagccaaatgatAAACGGGTATGTcacttaaaattttattttaaaaggatatggaatagtACAGAACATGGTGGTAAAAATCCTCTATCCCTATAGGTGGGCAGGACTACCTCTGATGCGGTGAAGAAGCAGAGCTCTGATTGGAGCAGCTCCGGTTGGGATGCAGATGACAGCTGGTCCAATGAGAAAGAAGCTGACGGCCAGGGTCAGAGCTCTCCCGGCGACGAGGGCTGGGGCAACGACTGGGAGGAAGATGGCGAGATGGGGGACAGTTTTTCTCCTACTCTGCATGAGTCTGCAGCATCTGCACCAAAGGGCCACACTGCAACGTCCGCAACTTTACCGGAGGGGACACGCCTGACCAGCGAGTACAACTGGGACACTTCTGGGGCCAGAGGGTCACAGAGCGACTTGTTCTCTGGGATGTCGCAGAGAGCGCCATCTGCTGCCGCGGTGAGGAGGGTGCTGGTGTTCGGGGGGGTAGAGGGACTAACCTGGCAAAGAAATGAAGGGTTTTGGAGAGGTCGAGGATGACAGCTCAGCACTCACTTGAAGTCACTGAACAGTGTTGCGCAGGTTGTGCATGGTTTTACAGATCTATTGAACCATGGCATAAATTTGTCTTTTTCGTGTTTTACCTCGCATGTAGCCACAGAAAAGTGAAGAAGGCTGGGGAGGAGACCCGTCGGGGGACTGGGGAACAGACGAAAACTGGGAGTCGCTGGACGGTGATCAGGGTAAGTACTGATCCAGTAAAGATCAAAGAGTAAATAAGTACGTCTTGATCCCTCAAGTCCTCAAACCTTGAGCTTTAACTAAGCATTTATTTACCTTACAAGAaagtgtaaaaagaaaaaaatgaatgcagttgtGTCCCAGTCATGGTTAGATCTTTGAGCCTGGCATTGGTCAACCACGACTTGCCTCCCCGATAGGTTTCGGCTCTCCcgtgtggggacagtgtggcCCGTAGCGGGAGGCGTGGCCTCTGGCTTGCCCGCATGTTGTGCACAAGGGTGTAactaaatgtactgtatttccCCACCGAGGAATTTACTAATCAGACTAGTCAGTTTGTTCAGGGGCTgcgtttgtttttattacacaCTGGAAGTAAGGAGTAGAGGAGTGATTGTTAAGCTCGTTAGAGGCCTAGGCCGTGGCAGTGACGAGCGCGTCTCTCCGCAGGCCTCAGCAAGGCCGAGCTGGCCAAGAAGAAGCGCGAGGAGCGCAggaaggagctggaggccaAGCGGGCGGAGCGCAAGGCGGCCAAGGGTCCTCTTAAACTCGGTGCCCGCAAGCTGGACTGAGCGGGACGGCGACGGGGCGCAGGGGCACAGGGGTGCAGGGGAGCGAGACTCCTGGCGCCCAAATCCCTGAGATTAAGCCAGAGAGTGAGGTTTGAGGCTTTATGTCCATGGTCCAGCATGCCACCAATGGCTGTTTCCAGTAGAGGTACTAGAACAAAGACTTGAAGAGTTGATGTGGAAGAACCATGATACAGACTTGGTattgtgggaggagggggggagattatttcatatttaactcTGATGGTGTCGGTTCCATAAATTCTTTTTGCCAAGAAAAGTTCAGAAAATGCATACACTGAATGcagtgtactgtagtgtaatgGAAGCATTGCCAGAGACGGAGAGGGGGGGATGGGCCTGATCTTTTCATTTTGAGAGACGGAAGGAGGTTTACACCAGTTCCCTGATGTTGACCAAGAAAGGAGAGGAGTCACCCCCAACTTGAACCGTGAAAAGCAGTCATGCATTACAGTttccttttatgttttttttttttttttatacatacatattctAGTTGTAAAGTGTAAATAGGTATATATGTCCATGTGAGACgaggattaaaatgaaaaatttctatgaatatatattgtgtatactgtatgtatgtttcaATGCATATGCACTTGAAGCGCCATGCATTTTGGAGAAGATTTGCCTTAACTCCTCAGcagcaaccacacttcacacttCACCATTTGGGCAAAGTGCTGCTTCAGTGACTTTATTACTGTAGGTCTTATACTGGGAGCGCTGCAATGGATTGGATGCTGTCGGGGTGGATATTGCATCTGTGGGGGACTGAGTGTACTGCTACGACACGGACGCTAACCGCTGCAACACTGCTCAAGTTCAAGAGGGACACGTGGGAAAttttgtgcatgagtgtgttgGAATGCATGTCACTGAGCTAGATTTCTGGATATGTCTATATGCATAATGCTGGTGTCTGTAGTTAAACCAGCTGTGTGCGGCGGGTGGTTTACTTTTACAAATATGACTGTGAAGAGGTCTAGGCAGGCCTACAAGTGTGAAGTATTGGACTGTGCCTTCTCAGTGACACTGTTGTATTCTCTTGAATCAGAGTATAAAGAGGGATGATTCTTTGGTGTTTTGACTGCTTTTTACGGAGAATATTGAGTAAAAAGAGTTTTTGAGCAGGGCACAATCAGGAATGGGCTGGAATCAGGAATCAGCtgagttttaaataaatacaaaattatgttATGCACATGTGTACATACAAAATATAACTGTAACACGATCAGAAGGCTGTCTCTTTTGTTCCAACTCACCAGTGTTCACAGTTTATCATGTTACATGTCAATGTGAGGCATTACTGGTGAGCTAGGCTCAGGAGGTATGTACAGGTGTACCGCAGCATATGTAAGTAGCAGGTGGCTTTCTAACTGAAATCAGGAGTCAGGACTATGTCTGTATTCTAGTCACTcagtcaaaatgacaaaatggctgTTATATTTATCTAAAATGAAGGGACCCACAGAgctaaccaaaaaaataaatcattgtgTTGTCTGGTTTGAGTCCATTAGTCTATTTGTCAGAGCTACGCATTTAGCCTTAAGGTTTATTCAGTTTAGATTAAAGTAAAACTAATCACTCATGCACATTCAAATATGTTCATATCTTGGTCCCCTGCCACTGAATTTGTTAGAGACAAGCCACTTCAGAAAGAAATAATTCTTTAACTGACATCTTTGTTAAACCCTCTATAATGATGAGCAAAGAAGGCTGTATGAAGTTTACAATACATCGCTACATATTTGCTAAAGTCATTGCAGTTAAATAGCCTGTATGAGGACATGACAGAGATACTCAAACTGAAATTTCAACCTGCTTTTATTGAGTTGCACATTATGTTTTCTATCCACTACTGAGCTAATTATATTCCATATTTGTAAAAACTAATAGCAAATACTGCatgaaaatctttatttttttattgaggtTTTATCAACAGGATTCTATACCGACAGACTGAATCACAGGAGCAGAGGTAAGTTATGTGAGCAACCATGATAGCCACTCACTGTCAGTCTTTGCAAActatttatttccttgttttagCTGCCTGTcacttattttgtaaaatagGATATCTGAAGTTACATGTGTGGACATTCCTGGAGCTGTGGAAAAGATCAGCGTATGGCAACACGAGCAGGATTCAATTAAGGCTTGTTGGTTGTGCATTTCTGTGAGCTCCCTCAGCTTATTGCTTGTTCTTCTTTTCTTTGCTCCCGCCTGCAAAGTaggcagcagcaacagcaaggACTCCCACGCCAATCATAGCAGCCACTCCTGCTCCTACTCCTACCTCCGCAGCCTGGcgcacctgcacaaacacagattgACACACAGAGTTAGGCAACAATGGTTGTAGAACAACTAATTTTGTGAGCTAGAAATGTGACGTGTTAAGGATTGTGGCTGGAGCAATGTGCGCTGATATGCGCGTATGGCTTACCTGTCGTGACTCAGCTTTCCCATATCTCAGTTCTGTGACAAAATGCTCACAGTTCCATTGAAAGACACTGTATGGCAGCTCATGTCCCACCAGGCTCTTGGCCTCCCTCACTATGGCACTAGGGCTCCTGGGTCTGTATTTGTCATCAAGCAGATTGTTGATACGGTACTTATCATTCCCCACCACCGCCCACAGCTCGTCCTTTGTCACCATGGCCGTGTCACACATGACTGACATCATGCTGAAGGAACCGGCTTGTGCTGTCTCAGCTAGGGAGGGGCaagagatgagagaggagagtgacGTACGGAGTATCACAGAAATCAACTGTACAGAGACAGCAATGACAGCTCCCTGTGCATTGGTTTGTAGTGATTCCACCTAGAATCCATGAGTGGCAGTCTTACTTGGGGGGACAAGGTGGATGATGAAACCATCTCCAACGTACACTGCCCAGTGCTGATAGGTGCCCCGAAAAATCTCAATCAAATCCCCAGGTTCTGGCTTCTTATCAAACTGAGAAAACAGCAGGAATTACTCTTAATATACCAAAAACCAAACTTTGTATTTATATCTGAACCACTGATATATTCAGAGGTCACTTTAAGTTAATACTGTCACACTTGTGAATTGTGTTGTGTGACCATTCGCATTTTCGattgttccctttttttttttttactcttttatacaaaattaattgaatattttcagtaaattaaacataaatgaaatgtttgctcACATGCCTGGTTCAAAGAATAAGAACAAAACTGGATTAAATAGTCCAGATGTATTGTACTGGAGCCCAGTATTATGGCAAACAATGACATTTCTGTTACATGTTTGCTAAAGGTCACACATGCTGAGTATAGATACCTTAGCATGTATCCTATATACAGCAGATTTGGTCACACCAAAAAAGAATTTTCATGTTTAATCCTGATTGccagtgtgaaataaaaacaaacgtAGCCCCTGAACATACTGACTAGTTTGATTAGTAAATTCTTTGGCTGggaaatacagtatgtttagttacacaataaaacattgGTGTTATTTACTTTATCCTCTTAAGGAATTACTACAGATTTAGTTTTGATTTATTACAAATTTCATAAAACCATTATTCCCTTGTTAAACACCTCTAGGTCTAAAAGATTGGCAATGATCAAGTTTGGTTTAGCCTACTTCTGTTTTTATAAAAGTTGGTAAATTTACTTACCAAAGTGGGAGCCATGACAATACTCTTTTTCAGACAAGATATTTGGCTATGAATGCTTTCACTGTCTAACATAAAGCTGCTTTTCTCCCTGTACACGAATTCACTAGAGGTGTGCAGAGCCCTCCCTTCGGTAAACAATTAACCACGTGATTGGCTCATAGTACACTCAGCAGAGAGGGATAAGaattgaaagagaaaatgaaaatgtttcaatgtCTGCATAC
It contains:
- the LOC135250147 gene encoding phospholipase A and acyltransferase 3-like isoform X2; protein product: MLDSESIHSQISCLKKSIVMAPTLFDKKPEPGDLIEIFRGTYQHWAVYVGDGFIIHLVPPTETAQAGSFSMMSVMCDTAMVTKDELWAVVGNDKYRINNLLDDKYRPRSPSAIVREAKSLVGHELPYSVFQWNCEHFVTELRYGKAESRQVRQAAEVGVGAGVAAMIGVGVLAVAAAYFAGGSKEKKNKQ
- the scyl1 gene encoding N-terminal kinase-like protein isoform X3; its protein translation is MWSFFARDPVKDFNYEILPETQEASGIWTLHRGKRKTTGEPVSVFVFEVTAGAEDQTVLAKAAFKRMKTLRHPNILCYVDGLETEKCLYLVTEPVTPLATHLKAQAERGGSGELEVSWGLHQILKALCFLVNDCRLLHNNLGVWSVFVDRAGEWKLGGLDHVTSVGDPSPSPPQRKVSPDLEKYDPPESLSSGGKAAGEQWSADVWRLGCLIWEVFNGPLPRASSLRSLGKIPKQLVPHYCELVGANPKVRPNPARFLQNCRSPGGFLCNSFVESNLFLEEIQIKDPAEKQQFFQDLSENLDSFPEDFCRHKVLPQLLTAFEFGNAGAVVLTPLFKVGKFLSPEEYQQKIIPVIVKMFSSTDRAMRIRLLQQMEQFIQYLNEAAVNSQIFPHVVHGFTDTNPAIREQTVKSMLLLAPKLNETNLNQELMRHFARLQARDDQGPIRCNTTVCLGKIAPYLNAGTRQRVLISAFSRATKDPFPASRAAGVLGFAATHNYYSMAESAARVLPTLCTLTMDPDKSVRDQAFKAIKSFLTKLEAVSEDPSKLAEMEKDVTSSAQSPGTAAAAASWAGWAVTGVSTLTSKLIRTAPGGPESGATENVPSAPPAAENAPPQGGAPGPATKTDAAGSNPAPSALSNQSDASKAEEKVEETPEERWDDEDWGSLEEQSKAQAEPDDWNSSDWSAVSSVKKKPNDKRVGRTTSDAVKKQSSDWSSSGWDADDSWSNEKEADGQGQSSPGDEGWGNDWEEDGEMGDSFSPTLHESAASAPKGHTATSATLPEGTRLTSEYNWDTSGARGSQSDLFSGMSQRAPSAAAPQKSEEGWGGDPSGDWGTDENWESLDGDQGLSKAELAKKKREERRKELEAKRAERKAAKGPLKLGARKLD
- the LOC135250147 gene encoding phospholipase A and acyltransferase 3-like isoform X1 yields the protein METIVHMVTKAKFTCLIFVYHSQHTWRTTDTRGSGNIASKFDKKPEPGDLIEIFRGTYQHWAVYVGDGFIIHLVPPTETAQAGSFSMMSVMCDTAMVTKDELWAVVGNDKYRINNLLDDKYRPRSPSAIVREAKSLVGHELPYSVFQWNCEHFVTELRYGKAESRQVRQAAEVGVGAGVAAMIGVGVLAVAAAYFAGGSKEKKNKQ
- the scyl1 gene encoding N-terminal kinase-like protein isoform X1, with the protein product MWSFFARDPVKDFNYEILPETQEASGIWTLHRGKRKTTGEPVSVFVFEVTAGAEDQTVLAKAAFKRMKTLRHPNILCYVDGLETEKCLYLVTEPVTPLATHLKAQAERGGSGELEVSWGLHQILKALCFLVNDCRLLHNNLGVWSVFVDRAGEWKLGGLDHVTSVGDPSPSPPQRKVSPDLEKYDPPESLSSGGKAAGEQWSADVWRLGCLIWEVFNGPLPRASSLRSLGKIPKQLVPHYCELVGANPKVRPNPARFLQNCRSPGGFLCNSFVESNLFLEEIQIKDPAEKQQFFQDLSENLDSFPEDFCRHKVLPQLLTAFEFGNAGAVVLTPLFKVGKFLSPEEYQQKIIPVIVKMFSSTDRAMRIRLLQQMEQFIQYLNEAAVNSQIFPHVVHGFTDTNPAIREQTVKSMLLLAPKLNETNLNQELMRHFARLQARDDQGPIRCNTTVCLGKIAPYLNAGTRQRVLISAFSRATKDPFPASRAAGVLGFAATHNYYSMAESAARVLPTLCTLTMDPDKSVRDQAFKAIKSFLTKLEAVSEDPSKLAEMEKDVTSSAQSPGTAAAAASWAGWAVTGVSTLTSKLIRTAPGGPESGATENVPSAPPAAENAPPQGGAPGPATKTDAAGSNPAPSALSNQSDASKAEEKVEETPEERWDDEDWGSLEEQEQSKAQAEPDDWNSSDWSAVSSVKKKPNDKRVGRTTSDAVKKQSSDWSSSGWDADDSWSNEKEADGQGQSSPGDEGWGNDWEEDGEMGDSFSPTLHESAASAPKGHTATSATLPEGTRLTSEYNWDTSGARGSQSDLFSGMSQRAPSAAAPQKSEEGWGGDPSGDWGTDENWESLDGDQGLSKAELAKKKREERRKELEAKRAERKAAKGPLKLGARKLD
- the scyl1 gene encoding N-terminal kinase-like protein isoform X2; the protein is MWSFFARDPVKDFNYEILPETQEASGIWTLHRGKRKTTGEPVSVFVFEVTAGAEDQTVLAKAAFKRMKTLRHPNILCYVDGLETEKCLYLVTEPVTPLATHLKAQAERGGSGELEVSWGLHQILKALCFLVNDCRLLHNNLGVWSVFVDRAGEWKLGGLDHVTSVGDPSPSPPQRKVSPDLEKYDPPESLSSGGKAAGEQWSADVWRLGCLIWEVFNGPLPRASSLRSLGKIPKQLVPHYCELVGANPKVRPNPARFLQNCRSPGGFLCNSFVESNLFLEEIQIKDPAEKQQFFQDLSENLDSFPEDFCRHKVLPQLLTAFEFGNAGAVVLTPLFKVGKFLSPEEYQQKIIPVIVKMFSSTDRAMRIRLLQQMEQFIQYLNEAAVNSQIFPHVVHGFTDTNPAIREQTVKSMLLLAPKLNETNLNQELMRHFARLQARDDQGPIRCNTTVCLGKIAPYLNAGTRQRVLISAFSRATKDPFPASRAAGVLGFAATHNYYSMAESAARVLPTLCTLTMDPDKSVRDQAFKAIKSFLTKLEAVSEDPSKLAEMEKDVTSSAQSPGTAAAAASWAGWAVTGVSTLTSKLIRTAPGGPESGATENVPSAPPAAENAPPQGGAPGPATKTDAAGSNPAPSALSNQSDASKAEEKVEETPEERWDDEDWGSLEQEQSKAQAEPDDWNSSDWSAVSSVKKKPNDKRVGRTTSDAVKKQSSDWSSSGWDADDSWSNEKEADGQGQSSPGDEGWGNDWEEDGEMGDSFSPTLHESAASAPKGHTATSATLPEGTRLTSEYNWDTSGARGSQSDLFSGMSQRAPSAAAPQKSEEGWGGDPSGDWGTDENWESLDGDQGLSKAELAKKKREERRKELEAKRAERKAAKGPLKLGARKLD